The following are encoded in a window of Onthophagus taurus isolate NC chromosome 3, IU_Otau_3.0, whole genome shotgun sequence genomic DNA:
- the LOC111417531 gene encoding INO80 complex subunit C: MSTPTEELNPEEKPVFKLTSFQMSAKVGNKKRMWKSLKQVISSERSLPWPEDYVHYSSINAPPSFTPAEKFSDLSGLPAPYTDPQTRLRFANKEEYATIVCLPMDITAGYLSLRGASSIVG, translated from the coding sequence aTGAGTACACCAACGGAAGAATTGAACCCGGAAGAAAAACCAGTCTTTAAATTAACATCCTTTCAAATGTCCGCAAAAGTGGGTAACAAGAAGAGAATGTGGAAATCCTTAAAACAAGTTATTTCATCGGAAAGGAGTTTGCCTTGGCCGGAAGATTACGTCCATTACAGTTCTATAAACGCACCACCTTCATTTACGCCCGCAGAGAAATTTTCGGACCTCTCCGGACTACCTGCACCTTATACAGACCCTCAAACTAGATTAAGATTTGCCAACAAAGAAGAATATGCTACTATTGTTTGTTTGCCCATGGATATAACAGCTGgatatttatctttaagaGGAGCTAGTAGTATTGTaggataa
- the LOC111417526 gene encoding pre-mRNA-splicing factor 38B, which yields MDSQSYENDEEYVSKPSSKQSNVLQLWGNERTMNLNPLILTNIQSSHYFKVNLYELKTYHEVVDEIYYKVTHLEPWEKGSRRTSGQTGMCGGVRGVGAGGIVSTAYCLLYKLFTLKLTRKQLNGLITHCDSPYIRALGFMYVRHVLPPAHLLDWYGPYLEDEEELDVKAGGGQNMRIGTMLRQFLVELNWYGSLFPRIPVPIEQKIQKFLKDKYPVQQQQQQPPQAMPMREREQRSDWQRSDRDWKEEKREERDKDRGYRDDRERNRERNRDDRRTGREHDHKHRDYRDRSPRRERNSNEERNRERSHRHNSRDKEYKHRRDRYH from the exons ATGGATTCCCAATCTTACGAAAATGATGAAG AATACGTTTCTAAACCGAGTTCTAAACAGAGCAATGTATTACAATTGTGGGGCAACGAACGGACTATGAATTTAAACCCCTTAATTCTCACTAACATACAAAGCAGTCATTATTTCAAAG taAATTTATACGAATTAAAAACTTACCATGAAGTCGTTGatgaaatatattataaaGTAACCCATTTAGAACCATGGGAAAAAGGTTCGCGGCGTACATCAGGTCAAACTGGGATGTGCGGAGGTGTCCGAGGCGTTGGAGCCGGAGGAATTGTTTCCACAGCTTACTGCTTACTTTACAAATTATTCACCTTAAAATTAACTCGAAAACAATTAAATGGATTGATAACGCATTGTGATTCGCCATACATAAGGGCTTTGGGGTTCATGTATGTGAGGCATGTGTTGCCCCCGGCGCACCTACTCGATTGGTACGGACCGTACCTCGAAGATGAAGAG GAGCTGGATGTAAAAGCCGGTGGAGGTCAAAATATGAGAATTGGGACGATGTTGAGACAATTTTTGGTTGAATTGAATTGGTACGGGTCGTTGTTTCCGAGAATTCCAGTACCAatagaacaaaaaatacaaaaatttttgaaa gACAAATATCCCgttcaacaacaacaacaacaaccacCACAAGCTATGCCAATGAGAGAGAGAGAACAAAGAAGTGATTGGCAAAGATCAGATCGTGattggaaagaagaaaaaagagaaGAAAGGGATAAAGATAGAGGTTATAGGGATGATAGGGAAAGGAATCGAGAAAGAAATCGTGATGATCGGAGAACTGGTAGAGAACATGATCACAAACATAGAGATTACCGGGATAGGTCACCTAGAAGAGAAAGAAATAGCAATGAGGAGCGTAACCGTGAAAGATCTCATAGACATAATAGTCGGGATAAAGAGTACAAACATAGGAGAGATCGTTACCATTGA
- the LOC111417525 gene encoding elongin-B: MDVFLMIRRKKLTIFTDAKDTTTVLELKRIIEGILKVATKNQQLYNKDNVVMEDDKMLQEYGLTSTTAKAQSPATIGLAVRDDDGPYEHLELTPYSAPPDLPDVMKSQESNGQEQSA; encoded by the exons ATG GATGTTTTCTTAATGATCCGAAGAAAAAAGCTCACCATATTCACGGACGCCAAGGACACAACGACTGTATTAGAACTGAAACGTATCATTGAAG gcATTTTAAAGGTTGCTACAAAAAATCAACAACtttataataaagataatGTTGTAATGGAGGATGATAAGATGTTACAAGAGTACGGGTTAACTTCAACGACTGCAAAAGCTCAGAGTCCGGCTACGATTGGTTTGGCGGTTCGCGATGATGATGGACCTTACGAGCATTTGGAATTGACGCCATATTCAGCCCCACCTGATCTACCAGATGTGATGAAATCCCAGGAGAGTAACGGACAGGAACAATCTgcttaa
- the LOC111417524 gene encoding eclosion hormone-like produces the protein MASNKIIFGLFFLVLISFDSVYSNTLGICVKNCAQCKRMYGRYFNGETCAKMCIKFKGNFIPDCEDIGSIEPFLNKIDNNNIDY, from the exons ATGGCGTCAAACAAGATTATTTTTGGATTATTCTTCTTGGTTTTAATCAGTTTTGATTCAGTTTATTCGAACACATTGG gaaTTTGTGTAAAAAATTGTGCACAATGTAAGAGAATGTATGGTCGTTATTTTAATGGAGAAACCTGTGCGAAGATGTGCATCAAGTTCAAAGGAAATTTTATCCCGGATTGTGAAGATATCGGTTCAATTGAAccatttctaaataaaatagataacaacaatattgattattaa
- the LOC111417534 gene encoding eclosion hormone, which yields MNIFSVILILSFILFYGCDTTEADSVPVCIRNCVQCKQMLGVYFQGRACGDSCVVSNGREVPDCNNPRTLGVFLKRFL from the exons atg AATATATTCAGTGTGATTTTGatattatcttttattcttttttatggTTGCGATACAACTGAAGCAGATTCAGTTCCAGTTTGTATAag gaaTTGCGTACAATGTAAACAAATGCTAGGAGTTTACTTTCAAGGAAGAGCTTGTGGAGATTCTTGCGTTGTTAGTAATGGAAGAGAGGTGCCGGATTGTAATAATCCGAGAACTTTGggagtttttttaaaaagatttctgtaa
- the LOC111417529 gene encoding hematopoietically-expressed homeobox protein HHEX homolog, translated as MSFRIDDILKRESSENRKDIDRESPPFVQKEVAPKDLVQESSKDISKSVEPAPVFGLTPDSILHQSLLNRQLGYYRSAMDYQNLRLLPNMYCDKMYMPYGGSYDPYMDKVSAFSNVCSRTRFWSMYPHPVVLPLPYTHYSKRKGGQVRFTASQTDTLEKRFNSNKYLSPEDRRVLADSLKLTDRQVKTWFQNRRAKWRRCNSISSNSQLDQNDSESEPEICDDTPEHEKIEINN; from the exons atgTCGTTTAGAATAGATGACATCTTAAAAAGAGAATCTTCAGAGAATCGTAAAGATATTGATAGAGAGAGTCCGCCATTTGTCCAAAAAGAAGTAGCCCCTAAAGATTTAGTACAAGAATCGTCTaaagatatctcaaaaagtgtTGAACCAGCGCCGGTTTTTGGATTAACCCCAGATAGTATTTTACATCAATCTTTATTAAACAGACAATTGGGTTATTATAGAAGTGCAATGGATTACCAAAATTTGAGGCTGTTGCCGAACATGTATTGTGATAAAATGTATATGCCTTATGGGGGAAGTTATGATCCTTATATGGATAAAG tgagCGCCTTCTCAAATGTTTGTTCGAGAACTCGATTTTGGTCGATGTATCCACATCCTGTTGTTTTACCTCTTCCGTACACGCATTATTCGAAGAGGAAAGGGGGGCAAGTTCGATTTACAGCATCTCAAACGGACACTTTAGAGAAGAGGTTTAATTCTAATAAGTATTTGAGTCCTGAAGATCGGCGGGTTCTTGcggattctttaaaattaacggATAGACAg gTTAAAACTTGGTTTCAAAATCGACGGGCTAAGTGGAGGAGATGTAACAGTATCTCTTCAAATTCACAATTAGATCAAAATGATAGCGAATCTGAACCCGAAATTTGTGATGACACGCCGGAGCatgaaaaaatagaaataaataattag